The genomic segment GACAAAGTGTCAAGTTAATCTGACATAAGCAAGTGATATACTCTTtctatatcagaaaagctagaCATTGTCAATACTGACAAATCTTCTCTGTTAAACAAACGATCTGAGTTGATCTAAAAGTTTCATCATcaatacaaatattatttatcgaatttcaaCACCACCCAGAACTGTGATACAATGGTATGCCCCTACCTTATGAAAAGCAagctctctctctatatatatatatatatatatatatatatatatatatatatatatatatatatatatatatatataatattacaatGTTATATTTTACTAGGTTAGTACACCTAGTGGCCAACTTGTACGATTTGAGGGTAGCAGGTACTTCAACATATACATCGAGGTGAATGGTCTCATGGAAGATAGAGTGGAGGGTTTGTGCGGTTCCTTCAATCGGATAAAAGAAGACGATTTTGACTATTTTGACATTGAAAAGAACACCCCTGACACTGATAGATGTGAGCCTTTACCTCCTGGGTTGTGTTGTTCGTGTATTCCTGAGAAGTTTTCGAAATCATTCAAGTTAGTAAATTACTTCCACGATAACATGTATTGAAGTAGGAATATTATTATCATCTGCAGAAATGCAATAAACTACAATGATACTCcatttgaaatatatgttcaaTTAGGCCgtggctagagggggtctacgtgcacacccccccccaggataacaaacctgtatttttcagaagccttgggatccctagaatacgaaatggaattttaacagaaaaaatatagggatgcaatagctgttatggtcatgttttgaagggtaccgcaaaatcaccattttccaacccaaatgcattttcgtcaaatctgtcttcttgtaagtcatgtgctgagcttatttttaacataacctcacttgtttggtatcattggaaagggaatttattcttctttaagatgacatattgtactatgcaatatcttcgacAGTTTTTTGTGATATATGACAAAAACTTACCCATatcccaaaatttaacatttaaattacagtaaatctcaattCCACCAATTGtttagcttggcataataaaaaatgcaatgctttgaatgaaatctgttttatttgatacagggacatgtcagaaatatgaaatagacttttaataaaaacaatatttggACTCTACAGTTGAAACAGTcatatttgaagggtaccgaaaattcacagtgttgcagatttgcatgcatttttgtaaaatctgaCTTCTTATAAgccatctgctgagcttgattttgaatataacctcacttgttaggtaccattagaaaaataattaactaatattcaaaatgacatatagtaacatgcaatatctagtatagtttttatgaaatatgaccaaaacttaccccgttccccaaagtttacattgaaaattgcagtcaaagctaaaatttaaattctcaatttttttagcAAGACACAAAAAGTCTGGCCGTTTTTGcgattaaatctattttatttggtatagggacatgtcagaaatatgaaatagacttttaacagtaAAATTTTTGGGAGTCTACAGCTgcaacagtcatattttgaagggtaccgcaaaaccACCGTGTTGCAGATTTGCGTGCATTTTGGTTAAACTTGTCTTCAtataggtcatctgctgagcttaattttgaatataacctcacttgttaggtatcattagaaagacaaCTTACtgatctttagaatgacatattaaaacatgcaatatcttgtatataattcatgatatatgaccaaaacttaccccgtaCGAAAAAGttcacattgaaaattgcagtcatagctaaaatcatattctacaaattttttagctagacataaaaaaatctggccgtttttgctattatatCTGTTTTATtcggtacagggacatgtcagaaatatgaaatagacttttaacagaaaaaatatgggactctacagctgtaacagtcatattttgaagggtaccgcaaatcacagtgttgcagatttgcatgcatttttgttaaagctgtcttcCTTTaaatcatctgctgagcttgtttttgaatataacctcacttgtcaGGTGCCATTATAAAGATGATTTACTTATcttcaaaatgatatattgtaacatgcaatatctagtatagtattcatgaaatatgaccaaaacttaccccataccccaaagtttacattgaaaattgcagtcatagctaaaatgaAATTCTACCATTATTTTACCTTGACatataaaatgtatttcattcggtaatggggcatgtcagaaatataaaatagacttttaacagaaaaaaaatcggaATTCTGTaattgtaacagtcagattttgaagggtacagcaaaatctcagtattcctgacttgcgtgcatttttgttgaatctatcttcatataagtcatctgctgagctttttatagaatataatgtaagttgttaggtatcattagtaagataatttactagtctttaaaatgacatattttagcatgcaatatcttgtacagtttttatgaaatatgaccaaaacttaccccataccccaaagttgacatcgaaaactactgtcatagctaatgtcaaattctaccaattttttacggAGACATCAACAAttgggcaattttttgtatgaaatctgttttattttgaacttggccatatcagaaatacaaaatgaacttttaacagaaaaaatatttggattgtatagttgtaacagccatattttgaaggaaaatgcaaaatcgcagtaccacaGACTGgaacttttttgttaaattcttcttcttgtaagtcatctgctgagcttattttgtaacacaacctggcttgtgaggtatcattagtagggcaatttattcttctttaagatgacatattgtaatatgcaatgtccttcatagtttttctgaaatatggtcaaactttaccccataccccaaaagttcaaatcgcaaattacggcttatcttaaattctaccattttttgctacacataatacaaaaggcaattcttgtatgaaatctgatttatttgttacaaaagtatgtcacaagtataaaattaacttttaacggaaatgatacaatttagtagccatttggatcattttggaGGGGAACCAATATATTGCAactgtatgtgtttcggcaaatttgccctgatacctgggtacccttccaaatatgatccaaaaggctatcaaatcatattatatacctgttaaaagttaatttcatatttgtgacatacttttttaacaaaaacacagatttcatagattgcatacaagcattgccctttacaaagttaacaaattgtaaaaatggtagagttttatatttgcagtaatttgctgtgtaaaccttgggatatggggtaagctttggtcctatttcataaaatctaaacaagatattgcatattacaatatgtcattgtgcaaactagtaaattacctttctattgatacctaacaagccaggttatgtcaaaaatgaagttcagcagatgacttataagaagacagatttaacagaaaagcatgcgagttggcatactgtgattttgcgatacccttaaaaatatgactgttacagctgtagagtcccaatattttttctgttaaaagtgtattttatatttctgacatgttcctgtaccaaataaaacagattcaatagcaaaaacggacatattttttatgtcttGGTTAAAAactggtagaatttgattttagctatgactgcaattttcaatgtaaactttggggtatggggtaggttttggtcatatatcatgaatactatacaagatattgcgtgtaacaatatgtcattttaaagattagtaaattatctttctaatgatacctaacaaatgaggttatattcaaacataagctcagcagatgacctatatgaagacaagtttaacaaaaatgcacgcaaatctgcaacactgcggttttgcagtacccttcaaaatatgactgttacagctgtagagtactaatattctttctgttaaaagtctatttcatatttctgacatgtccctgtaccaaataaaacagatttaatcgcaaaaacggccagattttttgtgtctagctaaaaaatttgtagaatttgattttagctttgactgcaattttcaatgtgaactttggggtatggggtaagctttggtcctatttcataaaaactatactggatattgcatgttacaatatgtcattttaaagattagtaaattatctttctaatgatacctaacaagtgaggttatattcaaaaacaagctaaGCAGATGACCTAtatgaagacaaatttaacaaaaatgaacgcatatctgcaacactgtggttttgcggtacccttcaaaatatgactgttacagctgtagagtcccaatattttttctgttaaaagtctatttcatatttctgacatgtccctgtgtaaaataaaacagatttcattcaaagcattgcattttttatgcCAAGCCGAAAacatttgtagaatttgagatttactgtaatttaaatgttaaattttgggatatggggtaagttttggtcatatatcacAAAAacctgtagaagatattgcacaGTACTATATGACATTTTAAAGAGGAAtgaattccctttctaatgataccaaacaagtgaggttattttaaaaataagctcagcacatgacttacaagaagacagatttgacgaaaatgcatttgggttggaaaatggtgattttgcggtacccttcaaaacatgaccataacagctattgcatccctatattttttctgttaaaattccatttcgtattctagggatcccaaggcttctgaaaaatacaggtttgttatcctgtgggggtgcacgtagacccctctagcccacgaaCTATATGTTCAATGCTTTACAGTATTTTGTATGCAATCTTTCATCTGTTTGTCGTGTTTTACACGTTCTTGTTTCAGACTTTCATTCATTGTAAGCCTTTATCTTCTTACATTTCTATCAAGTGTACAGGTGTACATGTATGATCGTAGACAAGGTCTTTTGTGTATGACCAGTTTTGTCGTGTGAAAAGAGAGCTCTAGACTGCAGTATTGTCTTTTTGTTAAACATGTAATCAACGCAGAGGTATTAGAATACTCTTGTTTCACTACAAAGTGAAACGCACATATGCATGATCCGTAATTTTTGACGGACCTTGTACAAGAAAATAACAAGAACTTCAATCGAACCGTCACTCAACGAAATTCAAAATACTTGTAGGGTATTCTGCTACAGGTAATATCCGCGTTTCTGAAAGCAAATCATCTTTGTGGCCGCAATTTGATATCATAGCCAGAACGGCAGCaactttgtttctttaattCGTTTACTGTAAAGTTGCAGATGTAATTCGGGAATACTCAATACTGATGATGCATATCCATGATGGCCGCCCGGTAGCTGACTTGTTATGTTTGCACGCTAAAAGCTATAACTCTTGAATACTAAAGTGATTTGAATCtaaattcaaaaaaaagaagCAAAAAGAACAAAATCATATATTCTCAAGGTCTTTTGTTTTGCTATAACCGAAGTGAACATAtctaatttgtcaaaaatatgaaaacaggtTTATAttatgaaaatcgaaaacttaGAGGCATTGATGCAAAAACTATGATATGTGGTACAATATCCCAAGCTATCtaattaattaacataattttccATATTTGTATGCACAGCTTTCAgaatattttctcatttttcttgGCGGTAACACATGGAAACCTTCTGCTCTGTCGTCGCCTGTGtggttttgaaatttactgCATAGGTTCCTTGGGTATAACGTATCGAGATTTAAAATGATAGACAAAGTGTCGTCTGTAACTACTTTTGTCTGAAGCTTTTTTCTCAGTCAAAACAGTTTATCTTCAAAATAGTTCATAATAGCTTTAGATCTCAGTCTTTAAGTGCCTCCGGGATGAAGCCGACAAAAAGGTTGTTTTCAACGATGATTAAATGTCAATGTGTAAATTAAATGGCCTATTTTCTCATATCCCTTTGAAACAATTTATAAAAGGTTGTCCTATAGATTCCTATAAATGACATAACGCGGACTATTTCAATTGATTATGAAGATGGAATTTATGTATATAACATCGTGTCATCGTCTCTAAAACCTGCCGTTTAGAgctttgaaacttaaaatataTCATTGACGCAACCTTTAAGGTACTTTCTCTCTTTCAATTTCCCCTTCTACCACCTATGTATCCTGTAAATTTCTATCTGTCTCTACTTCTACAGGCTGCCAAAAGGAACAAGTCTTTTCTACACGGATCATTTTAAACCTTCACAGTACACAATGAGGGGTTTCTATCCGATGTGTCAGTGTTTACCAGAAGAAGCAGATAAACCTTCGGCGGGAAGTACAATTTACTGTCAAGAGTCATTCGCTGCACCCATGCTAAAGATACTCGGTAACAATGGCGTCCCAAAGTATGAGACACAATGTAACGACCTAAGAAAAAAACGTGGTGGGCAGGACGCCCTCTATAGTGACGAAGATGAGTATGATCCATATGCATACGAAATTCACGATGATGACTTCACATTCAATCCAGACAACTTCACATGGCCGACACCTTCTGGTATCACTCAGGATGACGCAAGAGCGAAATGTACAGAAGCTATTTACCAATCTAATGTAGCAGCACGGTGCCAAGAAATCGACGAAGCACGTGAGGCGACAGATGTAGCATTAGAAGATTGTTTATTTGATATTCTGGTAAGGTACTTTCTCCCTCCTCATGTTTGTATATAGCCATACAATTTACGTGGAAAACACACACGGTAACACAAGGAAGTGACAATTGCGCATAGGTTTGCTTGGAATAAGATGAGGCATGGAAAATTGATTTAACCGATCCTTTTTAAAATAATGACCATCTCAGTCAGGAATTTCGTACGCATACGAGTCATACATCTCAGAGGATGCTTTCGACATCTCCTAATTTCTCAAAAGAATGATAACAATGAGAGTCCCTCCAGAAAGGGTCATTGAATACAATGATATGACTGCGGTCAAGATTGAAACAAATTAGCGATGTGATGCACTTCCCTGTTGTAAAATATAGAACGTaatgaaggaaaaaagaaaataaaatgtttaaggATGGACGTGAACTATATAAAAGGTAACACGATAAGTAACATTGTTGCATTTTCTCTTGGCGTTTAAACGAGGTCAAATGATACATGACACCTCGATTCCTACCCAACTAAACGGCACTTGAGAAAATCACTTGGGAAGGGCTTATTTAAGAAGTTTCAaagtcaaaaaataattcaccgtCCTAGTTTTTCGcgaattgaacattttattattCTTATGTTATATTCGGCcagttttaatttcaaatatcggtgaatGTTAGGTAATTTCTTTCCCTGGTACCAGGCTTTGCACGGTTATACCTGATTTgtgttcttgatttggtaggagtatggttgaaaatttcactgatgatattttgagcaaaagtttaagtcttttactgtcgaggcgcatactacgcATTCTGGCAAATACTCACATTCAGTGAATCCAGAACTCCTGTATAATGGCTCACCATCAGTTTCCTTTTTGTAGCTCATGGATGACTTAAAGGTTGTCGATATCGCTCGTTCAACAGTGGAAAGTGTCTGTTTGTCTACGCTTACCAAAAACACAAGTTTGTGGGAAACTAATGAAGAAGGCGAGCTAGCGCCTCCAGCGTCCATAATAAACGCTGTGTGTCCAAATAACTGCAATGGTAATGGTAACTGTACAATGAACGGTACGTGTGTCTGCAAGGAAGGGTACACTGCTGTAGACTGTGGTATTGAGATTGGTAAACCACCGGACGTAGAGTATATTCGTAGTGGCAGTCTATGTGATACCAGAAAAAGACCATGTGAAAGAGTGACAGTGGCCGCCATTGGACTACTCAACGCAGACTCGTTGACTTGTCATATTCATGATCTCAAGGTGAGGTAACATATAGACTGTcactttttgaaaatcacagTGTTTACATTCATCAGCATAATTATTCATCCAGTCATTCATTAATACACTTGAAGATACACGTCTTGGAAATGCATCGATCTCATGCTTGAGCACTGCCTGCTCAGATTGATGCCGTACAAGCAAGTCTCTCTTGTCCTGATATTGTGGATATAATAGAGTTATACGTCACATATGTTTTGAATTATAAATTGAGAAATACTAAGCATGCCACGATAGTGTCCCTTGAATAAACCAAGCTAGACATAAACGACTTGAAAACTTTAGTTGTCAGGAAGAATCTTGCAATTTGTTTCATTTCAAGTAGCACGGATTTAGAGGATCGACGGTCTTTTACAAGTGTAATTACAGTTGAAAACACAGTTAACCacgaaacaaagaatttaacgGAGTCCTTGTCTTTACAGTATGACTCTGCAAGTAATTCTTGGGTGGAGAGCGGAACCGTGGTTCAAAGTGCTGCACAATTCGCGAGTGCTTACTCTGCCTATTGTTTTCTGCCCCTGCCTCGAGTTCGTAGACAAGTCAGGTCACTCGATGAAGTCGGCCAATCAGTGCAAGCTCAACGGATATCGCTTAGCAACGACGGTGTCACCGAAAGTAAACCACTATTTGTGATGACGTATGACTCCTTATGTCTTAATTGCTCTGATTCCGGCACTTGTGTATTAAAGGTAAGATTTTGATAAGTGCAGTCAATTGCTTTTTGATCCTTTGGATTGTCAGCTGTGGCAGTACAATGCATTTTTACGTTTTGATTTCGTAATGTTCCCGATTGCGATCTTCATTGAGTATAGAAAGAAAGATTAGTTGGAATGCTGCTCGCTCAGAGCAGAAACCAGCGCTTAATAGAATCCATAACGGTTATGAGAGAACGAGTTCATTGAGTAAATTTAATGACTGGATGTCAGATTGTCCTAATAGCTTTTTTTTAAAAGGTAGAGCGATGGAAACAAAAACTTCAGTATATAATCGATTATATTATCGACTACATTCTCTAAGATTCAATGGATATCTTTTTTGCATTCCTTCAGGATGACGCATGTTTGATAAGTGGGAAATGTTACGCTGCGAATGAAACCAGTCCCTTCGACCAGTGCCTGCAGTGTCAGCTTGACGTGGCAAATGATGAGTGGACTGTCATCACAGGTGATACAATGTAGCTATCATTATTCACCATTTTACTTCCCTGTATAGCTCCACGATcgcaattttcaaatattactAAATTTTATAAGTCTCTTTCCTCTCTGATCTTACACCGTTAGGCTTTTATTTTTagagaaaataatttgaatgtttTAATGATTAAGGTAAAGCAATGTCCTAAATTCAATTAtccaatatttttattgttcCTTGTCTTAACGCCATTTCGTTGAAAATAGGGTGCTTTGTTGTAGTCATGAAAGAAGTCATCACTATTTTAgttaaaggtagtatgcaccttgaaattgAAGCTTGAAATCgaagctcaaaatttcctcaataaaactCTCAATCAGTCTATTACcattgaaatcaagaatacatataaggggtcaccgtgcaaagtttggtatcaGAGAAACCATTAGCCTGACATGTGTTTACTGGTATTTGAAGTTCGAAATGGCTGTCATCCTTGTGTTAattctacggagaaaaataaaatgttaaccTTCTCAAAAAAGCTAAGCCTGTGAAAACTGCTCactccgagagctttaaaatgagccacaacaagaggtagatcagaaatgaaTTGTAAGAATTTTAGTCAGAATATTTGTTCCTGAGGCACGTTGTACATAAAACCGACCGACACCAATTACATTCTTTCCTTGTTTCTATTCCAGAGGGAGCTTGCGCAGAATCAACCAGCATGCCAAGTGTCAGTGACCATAGTACAACAACTCTACACTGGATGCAACCAattgaatattcaaatgacTGGATGATTCCTACAGTTGTGACTGTCTCTATTTGTGTTTTCATCTTGGCCGTTGTCGTCATCACTACAAGTGTCTACTGGTACAaaaagtaagacaacaaatctGTTGATCATTGCCTCCCCCTTTTCCCGCatggaattttaaaaatctttcaaCTACGCTTCAGTCTTAagttgatgtattttgtcaaaGCAGACCTTGACTACTTTGAAATCAGTCAGTCATGACTGTTTGTATTAGATAATGCACACGGCGACCTCAATAGAAAGTGTGTTTAGCAGAGGAAGAGCAatcgcatatatatatatatatatatatatatatatatatatatatatatatatatatatatattatatatatatatatatatatatatatattgtcaaagtttatAGCTACCCAGTAATGTCTGCTTCAATGTAATCTTGTTTTTACAGAAAAGAACGCCTAAGCAGTAAAATTGATGCAGTGTCATTCCAACAGTCTCCACAACATCCCGTGCCTCAGAAGCCTTATACGGCCTGGGCTGAGCCGAAGTAAAATCTGTTGTAACGATTTCTTGGACAGTTTGAATAACACGACAGACCGTTACCGTCCACAGACAATGCGATCTATGATACCGTGAATGACAGATTTTTTGAGCTaatgtataatatttttatatgtCACAGCCAATTTTTGTTGTGACAAATATGATACTACCAGTTTACAATCTTTACCAGCAATTGCAGATTTGTAACGTTAATTATGAAGGTAAGATACAGACAGTCGGCTTTGCCAGAAAGATGGCGTCATATTATTTCTTCAATATTCAAACATCTATAAAACACATTATAcagtacaatacatacatacatacatacatacatacatacatacatacatacatacatacatacatgcatgcgtgcatgcatgcatgcatgcatgcatgcatgcatgcatgcatgcatacatacatacatacatacatacatacatacatacatacatacatacatacatacatacatacatacatacatacatacatacatacatacatacatacatacatacatacatacatacatacatacatacatacatacatacatacatacatacatacatacatacatacatacatacatacaacatacgtacgtacgtacgtacgtacgtacgtacgtacgtacgtacatacatacatacatacatacatacatacatacatacatacatacatacatacatacatacatacatacatacatacatacatacatacatacatacatacatacatacatacatacatacatacatacatacatacatacatacatacatacatacatacatacatacatacagagagggacaaacagagagagacagacagaaacacagacagagagagagaataaaCGCAGGCTTTCAAATTCAAAGACATTAAAATTATTTACATCTACTCCATTGATGATAGTCCAATCCGTTAATGTTACCCTTGTAAATATTTACCACTTCATTTTGTCTACCGTTTCATTATGCTTGATTTTTGTAAGATTATCTTTCATTTGTTGTACGTAACTAACGACATTTTGACCAATTTCTAATATTggaattttggatttttgtatCCACAAGACATTGTAACAGCACTAGATTTGAGTGTAAAATATCAacctttcattattttttttctgtagaagTGGCTGATGTGATTTAAGTATTAATTATAAgaataaaatacatgaaataaCGTTGAGATTAATATGATGCACTCTATGTCATAAAAATAGGGTTGCGCGGACATAATATAATTGCCGACAAAACTTTTGTTACTGATTGCGGCTGATTCTAATTTATTTGAGCCAGCCCTTTCTCTAAAGATTTCACTATATTTAAAGATGACGTGGTAAACAAAATGGTAGACCTAGAAAAGTAAGTGAGTACCACAGGAAACGCATCAATACTCTACTTAAAACCATAAAAACGACGCGGTGGTAGCGTTTGGAAGTAATTTTAAGTGATGGAAACCCTACGAAATGATGAGAGAGTGGTCTGCAAAACAATTTAACTATATGCTGACAAGCCACAACTGCATTGACCTACTGCACAACCAGTTTGTTTACACTGGGCATTTATACGTGCATGCAGATTGTATACACTAGTTTACTACGAGAACGGTTGAACGGCATGAGAAGAAAAGTTATCAACAAATGATTGAAATGTATCAAGAAATAAATCTTTTGAATCTTTGAGCGAATTTCAAGCAATTTGTGACGAATAGAGGCTCAGCACTAAACACAAGTCAAAAGTACACCCATTTTAAAGGTAGAATACCCCTGGGGGGAGTTATTTGGATACCAAAActttacaattcctttctgatctatcacgtgtgggacttattttaaagctctgtaAGTAAGGAAAAATTTcgctgtcttagtttttcgaaaatcgaatattttattttctccaatagagttaactcagggccggatggcggccattttgaatttgaaatatcggtaaatgttatgtaatttttttctctagttcAATAATTTTCgcggtgatccctgattttattctAGTTGGAAAGTCTTATATATTTCCCCATCGAATTACGACACAAgtgtgatcaaaagtttttcactttcaatcAGTCTATCAGGCTGTGCTGGCTCTTAGCGCTGTGAAAACATATAAATTCAGAGAGAGAACAAAATTGGTGTGCGATGCTTACAAGAATAATCTTAACCGGCCTAGCACTTCTTCCGAACAGACAGTGATTGCACTGTGATATCAACCAATCTCAGATTTTGTACCGATACACTGTAACAAGGAAATGATATTTATCACAATGATAGTTCGTCATTTGATGTTAAGCGATGGACAGCATCAGAAAACCATACGACTGAACGAGGTAAGAGGACCTCAataatttatacatacatacatacatacatacatacatacatacatacatacatacatacatacatacatacatacatacatacatacatacatacatacatacatacatacatacatacatacatacatacatacatacatacatacatacatacatgcatgcatgcatgcatacatgcatacatgcatacatgca from the Ptychodera flava strain L36383 chromosome 2, AS_Pfla_20210202, whole genome shotgun sequence genome contains:
- the LOC139121675 gene encoding von Willebrand factor D and EGF domain-containing protein-like, with protein sequence MNCKTVLVLIAVLAVATIPTSAIADPCYSHIEIDEPERSVNYMVDQSLPAVTYLCDDNLLGYQWYRFVSGAGGQMSTRDDLPQYACGTRYPLYMVGDHPTEINETILTSACNSRFNDPCFDEYDIEVKKCDGYFVYRLESVNCPSAYCAGTEVRCPEGQNSPTGFTPGCNDEYPRINDGPDVNISIESKDYGGVFGEQMTPVLSCSFKSDSNNDQSRFNVSWYVDNNFVLLETLDTTDGNDEIYTSRMDQFTHPFANNEGLYSLGQNIRCSVTTYFLYAEVISPEKNSANFFAGITVHNRTVYIDENADDPVPIEFSSSVPIECDKTVQSENCIFEVGLQVDKTVRRKVKTGIKHCNITLGIDYEIDSIFSLEVVSQPTEPNDDSDQYVLEFSANKNSAPSYFRDYRPEHVVVHRKGKKSSICSSTGDPHYTTFDGSRYDWYGTGDYVMVREKVGKSRSKFSNFEVHVRLKHCTENAWNPSCNCAVAVREGNDVAIADGCNLNHGFTIARITNPDDCDPGFVASTSPDGREFRVSTPSGQLVRFEGSRYFNIYIEVNGLMEDRVEGLCGSFNRIKEDDFDYFDIEKNTPDTDRCEPLPPGLCCSCIPEKFSKSFKLPKGTSLFYTDHFKPSQYTMRGFYPMCQCLPEEADKPSAGSTIYCQESFAAPMLKILGNNGVPKYETQCNDLRKKRGGQDALYSDEDEYDPYAYEIHDDDFTFNPDNFTWPTPSGITQDDARAKCTEAIYQSNVAARCQEIDEAREATDVALEDCLFDILLMDDLKVVDIARSTVESVCLSTLTKNTSLWETNEEGELAPPASIINAVCPNNCNGNGNCTMNGTCVCKEGYTAVDCGIEIGKPPDVEYIRSGSLCDTRKRPCERVTVAAIGLLNADSLTCHIHDLKYDSASNSWVESGTVVQSAAQFASAYSAYCFLPLPRVRRQVRSLDEVGQSVQAQRISLSNDGVTESKPLFVMTYDSLCLNCSDSGTCVLKDDACLISGKCYAANETSPFDQCLQCQLDVANDEWTVITEGACAESTSMPSVSDHSTTTLHWMQPIEYSNDWMIPTVVTVSICVFILAVVVITTSVYWYKKKERLSSKIDAVSFQQSPQHPVPQKPYTAWAEPK